A window of Notolabrus celidotus isolate fNotCel1 chromosome 11, fNotCel1.pri, whole genome shotgun sequence contains these coding sequences:
- the wfdc2 gene encoding perlwapin isoform X1, whose amino-acid sequence MEKHCSAACALILTLCALVHTVFAAEADGNLTVVLPKPGHCPRVLNVVPSHKGCTCDEDCPADHKCCVFDCGAVCVPPAFTKPGVCPRRQWGAGMCAEFCSNDSDCPNEEKCCHNGCGHECTAPYTVKRGRCAAPQGTPMCAEYCYHDGQCPGEQKCCKTTCGHACSEPC is encoded by the exons ATGGAGAAACATTGCTCTGCGGCTTGTGCACTGATTTTAACACTGTGTGCTCTTGTGCACACTGTTTTTGCTGCAGAAGCTGATGGCAATTTAACAG TAGTTCTCCCAAAACCGGGCCATTGTCCTCGTGTCCTTAATGTTGTCCCATCACATAAAGGCTGTACATGTGATGAAGACTGTCCTGCAGACCACAAATGCTGTGTCTTTGACTGTGGAGCTGTCTGTGTCCCCCCTGCTTTCA CCAAGCCTGGAGTGTGTCCTCGCAGACAGTGGGGTGCTGGGATGTGTGCGGAGTTCTGCTCCAATGACAGCGACTGTCCCAATGAAGAGAAGTGCTGCCACAATGGTTGTGGACATGAGTGCACTGCACCGTATACAG TGAAGCGGGGTCGCTGTGCTGCACCCCAGGGGACTCCCATGTGCGCAGAGTACTGCTATCATGATGGTCAGTGTCCAGGAGAGCAGAAGTGCTGCAAGACAACCTGCGGCCATGCCTGCAGCGAGCCATGCTGA
- the pigt gene encoding GPI transamidase component PIG-T, translated as MAAHRCSFSAWLAVLCYLSILVCIVADSQEPKLTIEHHATVVETDTETAEETVQQQPAVEEQQWEATEVEEATPDDAADEQQDSPATESVVPSPESQPKDDFQEELVIRPLHSGDIYASFQFRTLLEMDFMSGNKVSHYRLFPKSLGQVISKFSVRELHISFTQGYWRTMQWGQPFLPSPPGAELWVWFQDSVTDVDGTWKELTNVLSGIFCASLNFIDSTNTVQPSASFKPLGIGNVTDHRFLRYATLPREIVCTENLTPWKKLLPCGSKAGLAVLLKSEKLFHSSFHSQAVHIRPVCQDWQCKTTSWELRQTLNVVFDLHTSSQGKREWSLFKMFSRTLTEACPLASSSKIYIDVTDNPEGEQFEVTPATPLLSQAVVLGDRRTFSVYDLTQQITFGTVRSLNLLIRWKSSEGDMLRPLLHAERYVAGYGLQTGEIHTLMYNNHPYRSFPVLLLDSVPWYLRLYIHTLTVTSKGKDNKPSYIHYEPSKDRERPHLLEMLVQLPPNSVTEVTVQFERALLKWTEYTPDPNHGFYVGSSVISSLVPSIVAMDTNSTQARPLFSSFFPCKEESSYFVRVYTEPLLVNLPTPDFSMPYNVICLTCTVVAVGYGSLYNLLTRSFQIEEPSPGLAKRIANIIRKMRGVPPL; from the exons ATGGCAGCTCACAGGTGCAGCTTTTCGGCTTGGCTGGCTGTTCTTTGTTACTTGAGTATTTTGGTGTGTATTGTAGCAGATAGTCAAGAACCGAAGCTTACAATTGAGCACCATGCCACTGTTGTTGAAACCGACACCGAAACAGCCGAAGAAACGGTCCAGCAGCAGCCTGCGGTGGAGGAACAGCAGTGGGAGGCTACTGAGGTAGAAGAGGCGACTCCGGATGATGCCGCAGACGAGCAGCAGGACTCTCCTGCGACCGAATCAGTGGTGCCCTCCCCTGAATCACAGCCCAAAGATGACTTTCAGGAGGAGCTGGTCATCAGACCATTACATTCAGGAGATATCTATGCCAGCTTCCAGTTCCGCACACTTTTGGAGATGGATTTCATGAGTGGAAACAAAG tgtcCCACTACCGGCTATTTCCAAAGTCTCTGGGCCAGGTCATCTCTAAGTTCTCAGTGCGAGAGCTGCACATCTCCTTCACACAAGGCTACTGGAGGACCATGCAATGGGGACAGCCTTTCCTACCATCTCCTCCTGGGGCTGAGCTCTGGGTTTGGTTCCAGGACTCTGTGACAGA TGTGGACGGAACATGGAAGGAGCTGACAAATGTTTTGTCTGGGATCTTCTGTGCTTCACTGAACTTCATAGACTCCACCAACACTGTCCAGCCCAGTGCCTCCTTCAAACCTCTGGGAATAGGAAATG TCACGGACCACCGCTTCCTTCGCTATGCCACCCTCCCACGAGAGATTGTTTGCACTGAGAATTTGACACCCTGGAAGAAACTCTTGCCATGTGGATCCAAG GCTGGTCTCGCAGTTCTGTTGAAATCAGAGAAACTCTTCCACAGCAGTTTCCATTCACAGGCAGTGCACATCAGACCTGTGTGCCAGGACTGGCAGTGCAAAACCACATCCTGGGAGCTGAGACAGACACTTAATGTGGTCTTTGACCTGCACACCTCTTCACAGGGCAAACGTG agtGGTCACTGTTTAAGATGTTCTCGAGGACTCTGACAGAAGCTTGTCCACTAGCCTCCTCCAGTAAAATCTACATTGACGTCACAGACAATCCTGAG GGGGAGCAGTTCGAGGTGACCCCAGCCACTCCCCTGCTGAGCCAAGCAGTGGTGCTCGGAGACAGACGCACATTTTCTGTCTATGATCTGACCCAACAAATCACCTTTGGCACCGTGCGCTCCCTCAACCTGCTGATCCGATGGAAATCCAGCGAGG GTGACATGCTGCGTCCCCTGCTCCATGCAGAGCGTTATGTGGCCGGTTATGGGCTGCAGACTGGAGAGATTCACACACTCATGTACAACAACCACCCCTACAGGTCTTtccctgtgctgctgctggactCTGTGCCTTGGTACCTTCGACTCTACATCCACACCCTCACGGTCACCAGCAAAGGAAAGGACAACAAGCCCA GCTACATCCACTATGAGCCGTCTAAGGACCGCGAGAGGCCACACCTGCTGGAGATGCTGGTCCAGCTACCTCCTAACTCTGTCACTGAGGTCACGGTGCAGTTCGAGAGGGCTCTGCTCAAGTGGACGGAATACACCCCTGATCCCAACCATGGCTTCTATGTTGG GTCTTCAGTAATTAGTTCTCTTGTACCAAGCATTGTTGCCATGGATACAAACAGCACTCAGGCCCGCCCACTATTCAGCAGCTT CTTCCCCTGCAAAGAAGAGTCCAGCTACTTTGTGCGCGTCTACACCGAGCCTCTTCTGGTCAACCTTCCCACTCCAGACTTCAGCATGCCTTATAATGTCATCTGCCTGACCTGCACTGTGGTTGCTGTGGGCTATGGCTCCCTCTATAACCTACTGACCCGCAGTTTCCAGATAGAAGAGCCGAGCCCGGGACTGGCCAAGCGGATAGCCAACATCATCCGCAAAATGAGGGGTGTGCCTCCTCTCTGA
- the wfdc2 gene encoding perlwapin isoform X2, with protein MEKHCSAACALILTLCALVHTVFAAEADGNLTVLPKPGHCPRVLNVVPSHKGCTCDEDCPADHKCCVFDCGAVCVPPAFTKPGVCPRRQWGAGMCAEFCSNDSDCPNEEKCCHNGCGHECTAPYTVKRGRCAAPQGTPMCAEYCYHDGQCPGEQKCCKTTCGHACSEPC; from the exons ATGGAGAAACATTGCTCTGCGGCTTGTGCACTGATTTTAACACTGTGTGCTCTTGTGCACACTGTTTTTGCTGCAGAAGCTGATGGCAATTTAACAG TTCTCCCAAAACCGGGCCATTGTCCTCGTGTCCTTAATGTTGTCCCATCACATAAAGGCTGTACATGTGATGAAGACTGTCCTGCAGACCACAAATGCTGTGTCTTTGACTGTGGAGCTGTCTGTGTCCCCCCTGCTTTCA CCAAGCCTGGAGTGTGTCCTCGCAGACAGTGGGGTGCTGGGATGTGTGCGGAGTTCTGCTCCAATGACAGCGACTGTCCCAATGAAGAGAAGTGCTGCCACAATGGTTGTGGACATGAGTGCACTGCACCGTATACAG TGAAGCGGGGTCGCTGTGCTGCACCCCAGGGGACTCCCATGTGCGCAGAGTACTGCTATCATGATGGTCAGTGTCCAGGAGAGCAGAAGTGCTGCAAGACAACCTGCGGCCATGCCTGCAGCGAGCCATGCTGA
- the wfdc2 gene encoding WAP four-disulfide core domain protein 18 isoform X3, whose amino-acid sequence MEKHCSAACALILTLCALVHTVFAAEADGNLTAKPGVCPRRQWGAGMCAEFCSNDSDCPNEEKCCHNGCGHECTAPYTVKRGRCAAPQGTPMCAEYCYHDGQCPGEQKCCKTTCGHACSEPC is encoded by the exons ATGGAGAAACATTGCTCTGCGGCTTGTGCACTGATTTTAACACTGTGTGCTCTTGTGCACACTGTTTTTGCTGCAGAAGCTGATGGCAATTTAACAG CCAAGCCTGGAGTGTGTCCTCGCAGACAGTGGGGTGCTGGGATGTGTGCGGAGTTCTGCTCCAATGACAGCGACTGTCCCAATGAAGAGAAGTGCTGCCACAATGGTTGTGGACATGAGTGCACTGCACCGTATACAG TGAAGCGGGGTCGCTGTGCTGCACCCCAGGGGACTCCCATGTGCGCAGAGTACTGCTATCATGATGGTCAGTGTCCAGGAGAGCAGAAGTGCTGCAAGACAACCTGCGGCCATGCCTGCAGCGAGCCATGCTGA